The Mauremys reevesii isolate NIE-2019 linkage group 1, ASM1616193v1, whole genome shotgun sequence genome has a segment encoding these proteins:
- the LOC120381021 gene encoding kelch-like protein 5 isoform X1 has translation MELHRYRIQHVENDYSEFDIDSDLLSGMDCFDPYTGRWKKLPGLKCLRHPASTAVKHKLYLSGGKQRDGSCSDTLYEYNSFTGQWIQLPSMSVPRDSHGLLAGNLKLYALAGRHDRHGLTSAESFDLVQKAWTPISNLPFRLIYFASIVLKNKLYLIGGDALAVVPKLVYSSVLIYDITLDMWTQMPLDFKCYETAAISMNNGICVIGGFCEEKDRQLTPRGTTEVSFLSSRKCFFLNEDGKVSQEVVIPVLPETFAFAGVVCWQRRIYLMGGVNCY, from the coding sequence ATGGAGCTGCACAGGTACAGGATTCAACATGTGGAGAATGACTATTCAGAGTTTGACATTGATTCTGACTTGCTTTCTGGAATGGATTGTTTTGATCCTTATACAGGAAGGTGGAAAAAGCTGCCAGGTTTGAAATGCCTGCGACATCCTGCCAGCACAGCTGTGAAGCACAAGCTTTACCTGTCTGGAGGCAAACAACGAGATGGCTCTTGTTCAGACACTCTTTATGAATACAATTCTTTTACTGGCCAATGGATACAGCTCCCCTCCATGTCTGTGCCCCGGGATTCACATGGCTTACTAGCCGGTAACCTGAAGCTGTATGCTCTTGCGGGACGACATGACAGACACGGACTCACTTCTGCTGAGAGCTTTGACTTGGTGCAGAAGGCATGGACTCCCATCTCCAACTTGCCATTTCGGCTGATATATTTTGCTTCCATAGTGTTGAAGAATAAGTTGTACCTAATAGGTGGAGACGCTTTGGCAGTAGTACCTAAGCTAGTTTATAGCAGCGTTCTGATCTATGACATTACCTTAGATATGTGGACTCAGATGCCTCTGGATTTTAAGTGCTATGAAACAGCTGCTATCTCTATGAATAATGGGATCTGTGTTATTGGTGGATTCTGTGAAGAAAAAGATAGACAGCTGACTCCAAGAGGCACTACAGAAGTCTCCTTTCTGTCCAGTAGAAAATGTTTCTTCCTCAACGAAGATGGCAAAGTGAGTCAGGAAGTTGTTATTCCAGTATTACCAGAAACATTTGCCTTTGCTGGTGTGGTTTGTTGGCAGAGGAGAATCTACTTGATGGGTGGTGTAAATTGTTATTGA
- the LOC120381021 gene encoding uncharacterized protein LOC120381021 isoform X2: MDSLMDVDNEKDDTKDAPQSLGSFLSQGLKQMYLDQQFCDATLVVEGRRFPCHGFFVKNISMENCIGIYALAYAHNHKDLLHAAMHHIGLNFGSIS; this comes from the exons ATGGATTCCTTAATGGATGTGGACAATGAAAAGGATGACACCAAAgatgcacctcagtccctgggaAGCTTTCTGAGTCAGG GTTTAAAGCAGATGTATCTCGACCAGCAGTTCTGTGATGCTACACTGGTGGTTGAAGGAAGGAGGTTTCCTTGTCACGG ATTCTTTGTGAAGAATATTTCCATGGAGAACTGCATTGGGATTTATGCACTGGCATATGCCCACAACCACAAAGATCTGCTTCATGCAGCAATGCACCACATCGGCTTGAATTTTGGGTCCATCTCTTAG